From Flavipsychrobacter sp., a single genomic window includes:
- a CDS encoding T9SS type A sorting domain-containing protein — translation MKTLIQLLVTVLICITAKAQTPLADFYSTNTSWTWYATSSQAFSRNTNLVYNDFVSGDSVVKGKIYKLIKQYKKGKVFSDHGVETITRYSTTDQKLLGGIRVDSEKVYFINLDVDTNKSMSLAPLAETIIYDFDLKVGDTVKWKPYDNIVLNIDSVKLSNGKYEKRYHFFNGAYYKDFWIRGVGSSFGFLHTYDDYPYMYYWEDKYHGVCYEGSASFKFYETANLDTTIVDHCYLIFPLSVNSVSTEASFILYPNPVSGSTYMLKLVEDAVSVNVYDIKGKVVSSSVDMAKGLHQMQAPGVVGVYIVQVVGKNGSISYARFEKL, via the coding sequence ATGAAAACCCTTATTCAATTATTAGTAACAGTTCTCATCTGCATTACTGCAAAAGCGCAAACCCCATTAGCAGATTTTTATTCAACGAACACAAGTTGGACATGGTATGCTACATCTAGTCAGGCATTTTCTAGAAATACTAATCTTGTTTATAATGATTTTGTAAGTGGAGATTCTGTAGTAAAGGGGAAAATCTATAAGCTGATAAAGCAATACAAAAAAGGTAAAGTGTTCTCAGATCATGGTGTGGAAACGATAACAAGATATAGCACTACCGATCAAAAGCTACTGGGAGGTATAAGGGTAGATAGTGAGAAAGTGTATTTTATAAATCTGGATGTAGATACAAATAAAAGTATGAGTTTGGCACCTCTTGCCGAGACCATTATTTATGATTTTGATTTGAAGGTAGGAGATACTGTAAAGTGGAAACCGTATGACAATATTGTATTGAATATTGATAGTGTGAAATTGTCAAATGGGAAATATGAGAAACGTTATCACTTTTTTAATGGTGCTTACTACAAAGATTTTTGGATAAGGGGAGTAGGTTCTAGTTTCGGGTTCCTACATACTTACGATGACTATCCATATATGTACTATTGGGAAGATAAGTATCATGGAGTTTGTTATGAAGGTAGTGCCAGTTTTAAATTCTATGAAACGGCAAACCTAGATACTACCATTGTTGATCATTGCTACTTGATTTTTCCATTGTCAGTAAATAGTGTTAGCACGGAAGCCTCCTTTATTTTATACCCCAACCCAGTGAGCGGTTCTACGTATATGTTAAAACTAGTAGAGGATGCAGTATCTGTTAATGTATACGATATTAAAGGAAAGGTGGTAAGTAGTTCAGTAGATATGGCAAAAGGTTTACATCAAATGCAGGCACCAGGCGTTGTGGGTGTTTATATAGTGCAAGTTGTAGGCAAGAATGGTTCTATAAGCTATGCTCGATTTGAAAAGCTATAA
- a CDS encoding NAD(P) transhydrogenase subunit alpha, producing MEFITELFTDPATYRLLTIVILSIFLGIEVISRVPSVLHTPLMSGANAIHGVVIIGAIIVMGQAPSDDYLALTLGFLAVILGTLNVVGGFVVTDRMLEMFDKKKKRK from the coding sequence ATGGAATTTATAACAGAACTTTTTACAGACCCGGCTACCTATAGGTTGCTTACCATAGTTATCCTATCCATATTCTTGGGTATAGAAGTGATTTCAAGAGTGCCATCAGTGTTGCACACGCCATTGATGAGTGGTGCTAATGCAATACATGGTGTGGTTATTATAGGAGCTATCATCGTTATGGGGCAAGCCCCTAGTGATGATTATCTGGCATTAACACTTGGCTTTCTGGCTGTAATACTAGGAACGCTTAATGTTGTAGGCGGATTTGTAGTAACGGACAGGATGTTAGAAATGTTTGACAAAAAGAAAAAACGCAAGTAA
- a CDS encoding NAD(P)(+) transhydrogenase (Re/Si-specific) subunit beta, translating into MVNIILPLSYLIGSVTFIIGLKMLSHPDTARKGNMTAALGMTIAILATIFLYRGEGGEPLGNYGWIFSALVIGTVVGTLMAKRVQMTAMPEMVSLFNGMGGACAMLISIVEHHHNPNAGVGMMTIIVLGMIIGTVSFTGSMIAWGKLAGKIKDKAIPAGQAINFILFAGLIALSVMVIGGFTTSSMMFYGILALAALYGVLFVMPIGGADMPVVISLLNSFTGVAAAFGGFLYDNPVMLTGGILVGSAGTILTILMCNAMNRSLKNVLIGSFGGGATGGGAAGDKEQGSYKEISLNDTAVLMAYAQKVLIIPGYGLAVAQAQHTCHELEKVLAEKDVEVVYGIHPVAGRMPGHMNVLLAEADVPYEKLLEMEDANDGMSTTDVVMIIGANDVVNPAAKDDPSSPIYGMPILEVEKAEHVIVNKRSMKPGYAGIENDLFFRPKTSMLFGDAKKVLQDLVSELKQM; encoded by the coding sequence ATGGTTAACATAATACTACCGCTTAGTTACCTCATTGGTTCTGTAACATTCATCATCGGGCTAAAGATGCTCTCTCATCCTGATACTGCCCGCAAGGGTAATATGACTGCTGCATTGGGTATGACAATTGCTATCCTTGCTACTATATTTTTGTATAGGGGAGAGGGAGGCGAGCCTCTAGGTAATTATGGATGGATATTTAGTGCGCTTGTAATAGGTACTGTAGTAGGTACGCTAATGGCTAAGCGCGTGCAGATGACCGCCATGCCCGAAATGGTGAGCCTGTTTAACGGTATGGGTGGTGCTTGCGCCATGCTTATCTCTATAGTAGAGCATCATCACAATCCTAATGCCGGTGTGGGTATGATGACCATTATTGTACTTGGTATGATAATAGGTACAGTGTCTTTCACAGGTAGTATGATAGCTTGGGGAAAGCTGGCAGGTAAAATAAAAGACAAAGCTATACCTGCTGGTCAAGCAATAAACTTTATTCTGTTTGCCGGTTTAATAGCACTTTCTGTAATGGTAATAGGTGGGTTTACTACTTCATCCATGATGTTTTATGGCATACTAGCGCTTGCTGCGTTATACGGTGTACTGTTTGTAATGCCTATAGGTGGTGCTGATATGCCAGTAGTTATTTCCTTGCTTAACTCTTTTACAGGTGTTGCTGCAGCTTTTGGTGGTTTCTTGTACGACAATCCTGTGATGCTTACAGGCGGTATTCTTGTAGGTAGTGCCGGTACTATACTTACTATACTTATGTGTAATGCCATGAACCGCTCGTTGAAGAATGTGCTGATCGGCTCCTTTGGTGGTGGTGCTACAGGTGGTGGTGCAGCAGGTGATAAAGAGCAAGGTTCGTATAAAGAAATATCTCTTAACGATACAGCTGTATTAATGGCTTATGCACAGAAGGTGCTTATTATTCCAGGTTATGGTTTGGCAGTAGCACAAGCACAGCATACTTGTCACGAGTTGGAAAAAGTATTGGCAGAAAAAGATGTAGAGGTAGTATATGGTATACATCCTGTGGCTGGTCGTATGCCGGGGCATATGAATGTATTGTTGGCAGAAGCAGATGTGCCTTATGAGAAGTTACTGGAAATGGAAGATGCTAATGACGGTATGAGTACCACCGATGTAGTTATGATAATAGGGGCGAACGACGTGGTGAACCCGGCTGCTAAAGATGACCCAAGCAGTCCTATATATGGCATGCCTATACTAGAAGTGGAGAAGGCAGAACACGTGATCGTGAACAAGCGTAGTATGAAGCCTGGTTATGCAGGTATTGAGAACGACCTTTTCTTCCGCCCTAAGACGTCTATGCTTTTTGGTGATGCCAAGAAGGTACTACAGGACCTAGTAAGCGAATTGAAACAAATGTAA
- a CDS encoding Crp/Fnr family transcriptional regulator translates to MEDPRFKFLAKHIVLSEEEKELLIDLSIFKSYKKGAVLLKEGEFAKESYTVLSGCIRQYYMQDGDEKTTAFYIEEESVSPESLINNEPSTYYLSCEQDTTALIWTQEMEQIVFDKFPKFETLCRKLSEKELAKSQASFAQYINSTPEERYTELMQKRPELFSKVPQYQIASYLGVTPESLSRIRKRKILRLK, encoded by the coding sequence ATGGAAGATCCTCGTTTTAAATTTCTGGCGAAACACATAGTACTTTCAGAAGAGGAGAAAGAGTTACTCATAGACTTAAGCATTTTTAAAAGCTATAAGAAAGGTGCTGTACTACTGAAGGAAGGGGAGTTTGCTAAAGAGTCTTATACGGTATTGTCGGGGTGTATAAGGCAATACTATATGCAGGATGGAGATGAAAAAACAACAGCCTTTTATATTGAGGAAGAGTCGGTTAGTCCCGAAAGCCTTATCAATAATGAACCCTCTACTTATTATCTTTCTTGCGAGCAAGATACGACGGCACTTATATGGACTCAGGAAATGGAGCAGATCGTATTCGATAAGTTTCCTAAGTTTGAAACACTCTGTAGAAAATTATCAGAAAAAGAGCTAGCTAAAAGTCAGGCTTCTTTTGCTCAATATATTAATTCTACACCTGAGGAAAGATATACGGAATTGATGCAAAAGAGACCAGAGCTATTTAGTAAAGTGCCCCAATATCAAATTGCCAGCTATTTAGGCGTTACGCCCGAGTCACTAAGTCGTATAAGAAAAAGAAAAATTTTGAGGTTGAAGTGA
- a CDS encoding T9SS type A sorting domain-containing protein, with protein sequence MSIISKYRPLFLLLVVIIFCTNSFGQTVSINQPFVDTLQCRGGQFNVSYTVNSSTGNFQNNNIFKIILSDFNGTFSTYSPVIGQGYGNASNTVICTIPSGTPPGTQYRIRIVADSPAYTSPNNGVNIRVSYYPNITGVTVNSPVCVGNTLNFGVTTTTANTTFAWEGPSGYTSNIQNAVLTNAKLAHNNVFTAKVTAYGCTTTDTIRPIISPPPAKPVATTNSPVCERGDLGFASHSTTPNVSYIWHDSLGNPLSGWDNFLIKHAKPSNSGMYIVTAKIGTCTSKDTVYGFVKPSPDTPILSYNPPLCAGDTLLLKSIVGQTGLIYKWTGPAGFTSSIPNPTIPNVPKSYEGEYQLVLESNGCESLPTKLDVAIGGQISILEVTGDTTLCPGDTLALTTRGGAGVYQWKGPNGFNLFGGAIFRPNITAKDGGQYILTLSHNGCTSPPTIINVEIPDIKKPNIQHNGPVCEKDTIQFSITETPGATYAWTGVNNFSSTDPNPRITNAQMIHAGVYGVTTTYKYCSENGAIDIEVKPLPIISEVSSNGPVCEDEWIQLYSKTNISGGEYSWTGPNGFTSTKQSPNFRLDNEHVGAYILSLTNNGCISTPSSVTIDMTEGPILPAPTNNSLINEGEELRLFAGNRKAGTTFSWTGPDGFTSTDGDPVIKDATILHAGTYRVTASYNGCTKTAETQVQVRSTSKISVKLYPSPNNGLFTISGIISDNSTYKYTIVDVLEHVIQKGTITPTNKKFKQEIDVRGIPSGVYMIQIGKDSYKFVVL encoded by the coding sequence ATGAGCATCATTAGCAAATATCGCCCCCTATTTCTTCTATTGGTTGTTATTATATTTTGTACTAATAGTTTCGGACAAACCGTAAGTATCAACCAACCCTTTGTAGATACGCTACAATGTAGAGGAGGGCAATTTAATGTTAGCTACACTGTGAATAGCTCCACGGGCAATTTTCAGAATAATAATATTTTCAAAATAATACTATCTGACTTTAATGGCACTTTTTCTACCTACAGCCCTGTTATAGGTCAAGGCTATGGCAACGCTTCCAATACCGTTATTTGCACCATACCATCAGGCACACCTCCAGGCACGCAATATAGAATAAGAATTGTAGCAGATAGCCCTGCATATACCTCTCCTAACAACGGTGTAAATATTAGAGTTTCGTACTACCCTAATATTACCGGCGTTACTGTAAACAGCCCCGTATGTGTAGGCAACACACTTAACTTTGGCGTCACTACCACAACAGCCAATACCACTTTTGCTTGGGAAGGCCCATCTGGCTATACCAGCAATATCCAAAATGCAGTGCTCACCAATGCTAAATTGGCACATAATAATGTCTTTACAGCCAAGGTAACGGCGTATGGTTGCACCACAACTGATACAATAAGACCAATAATATCCCCACCTCCTGCAAAACCTGTAGCAACTACCAATAGCCCCGTTTGCGAACGTGGAGACCTTGGCTTTGCCTCGCATAGCACTACACCCAATGTATCTTATATATGGCACGACAGTTTGGGCAACCCTCTTAGTGGCTGGGACAACTTTTTAATAAAACATGCCAAACCTAGCAACTCGGGCATGTATATCGTTACTGCAAAAATTGGTACTTGCACCTCAAAAGACACTGTATATGGTTTTGTAAAACCGTCACCAGACACCCCGATACTTTCTTACAACCCTCCACTATGTGCAGGAGACACACTATTACTTAAAAGCATTGTAGGACAGACTGGACTGATCTACAAATGGACCGGACCTGCAGGCTTTACCTCATCTATTCCTAACCCAACCATACCTAATGTTCCTAAGTCCTACGAAGGAGAATACCAATTGGTTCTTGAAAGCAACGGATGTGAATCTTTGCCTACCAAACTAGATGTTGCTATTGGCGGGCAAATAAGCATATTAGAAGTAACGGGAGACACAACCCTTTGTCCGGGAGATACACTTGCACTTACCACCAGAGGTGGTGCAGGAGTATATCAATGGAAAGGCCCTAACGGATTTAATCTCTTTGGCGGAGCTATTTTTCGCCCCAACATAACGGCCAAGGATGGAGGGCAATATATTCTTACACTATCACATAATGGCTGCACCTCGCCTCCGACTATAATAAATGTTGAAATACCAGACATTAAGAAACCCAACATCCAACACAACGGACCTGTATGCGAAAAGGACACTATCCAATTCAGCATTACAGAAACACCAGGAGCTACTTATGCATGGACTGGAGTTAATAACTTTAGCAGTACCGACCCTAACCCACGCATTACTAATGCCCAAATGATACATGCAGGGGTATATGGTGTTACTACAACTTACAAATATTGCTCAGAAAACGGCGCTATTGACATAGAGGTCAAACCTCTGCCCATAATATCAGAAGTGAGTAGCAATGGCCCTGTATGTGAAGATGAATGGATACAACTATACAGCAAAACCAATATCAGCGGTGGCGAATATAGCTGGACAGGACCAAACGGATTTACATCAACAAAACAAAGCCCAAATTTCAGACTCGATAATGAGCACGTTGGTGCATACATCTTATCTCTTACTAACAATGGATGTATCTCTACACCTTCTAGCGTAACTATTGATATGACAGAAGGACCTATACTGCCAGCCCCGACCAACAACAGTTTAATAAACGAAGGTGAAGAGCTAAGGCTTTTTGCCGGAAATAGAAAAGCAGGAACAACCTTTTCGTGGACAGGCCCTGATGGATTTACTTCTACCGACGGAGACCCTGTTATAAAAGATGCTACAATACTTCATGCAGGCACCTACAGAGTCACTGCTTCTTACAACGGTTGCACCAAAACTGCTGAAACACAAGTACAAGTACGTAGCACTAGTAAAATATCCGTCAAACTATATCCTAGCCCTAACAATGGACTATTTACCATTAGCGGTATCATATCCGATAATAGCACCTATAAGTATACAATAGTGGACGTATTAGAACATGTGATCCAAAAAGGCACAATAACACCAACCAATAAAAAATTCAAACAGGAGATTGATGTCAGAGGCATACCTAGTGGTGTATACATGATACAAATAGGAAAGGACTCGTATAAATTTGTTGTACTCTAG
- a CDS encoding glucose 1-dehydrogenase — translation MSKLNNKVAVVTGGNSGIGLATAKEFAAEGAKVIITGRKKDAVDNAVAEIGNGAQGFVADQSDLQQIDGLVAQIKEQYGKVDVLFINAGVVSFAPVAETTEETFDYMVNINYKGAFFTLQKFLPLLQKGSSVVNLSSINAYTGMPNTAIYASTKAALNSITRTAAYELAPKGIRVNSVNPGPIDTPIFDKTGLPQEALAEIGGAITQRIPVKRYGEAKEIAKLVSFLASDDASFITGAEYNIDGGTNLNPILA, via the coding sequence ATGAGTAAATTAAACAACAAAGTAGCCGTAGTTACGGGAGGTAATAGCGGTATAGGCTTAGCAACAGCTAAGGAATTTGCAGCAGAAGGTGCAAAGGTTATTATTACAGGTAGAAAGAAAGATGCCGTAGATAATGCTGTAGCAGAGATAGGCAATGGTGCACAGGGTTTTGTAGCAGACCAGAGCGATCTACAACAAATAGACGGTCTGGTCGCACAGATAAAAGAACAATATGGCAAGGTGGATGTACTGTTCATCAATGCAGGTGTGGTAAGTTTTGCTCCTGTAGCAGAGACAACGGAAGAAACATTCGACTATATGGTCAACATCAACTACAAAGGAGCATTTTTTACGCTGCAAAAGTTCTTGCCGCTATTACAAAAGGGTTCCTCAGTTGTTAACCTCTCTTCCATAAATGCCTATACAGGTATGCCTAATACCGCGATATATGCGTCAACAAAGGCTGCGCTCAACTCTATTACCCGTACAGCAGCTTATGAATTAGCACCTAAAGGTATCAGGGTGAATTCTGTAAATCCCGGACCAATAGATACGCCAATTTTTGATAAAACAGGTTTGCCACAAGAGGCACTTGCTGAGATAGGTGGAGCTATTACGCAGAGAATACCTGTAAAACGATATGGAGAAGCGAAAGAAATAGCCAAGTTAGTATCCTTCCTAGCCAGTGATGATGCATCGTTCATCACAGGTGCGGAATATAATATAGACGGAGGAACGAACCTTAATCCGATATTGGCTTAA
- a CDS encoding ATP-binding cassette domain-containing protein — protein sequence MHYVSAEGISKSFGIKPLFEDITFHVNEGDKIAIVARNGSGKSTLLKILAGQDVPDSGKVWIHKDVTVALFEQEPQFQEHLSILDNIFHYEHPVAEALREYERLSEETTPDPTEMSNALAKMDELGAWDFEAKVKQILGKLNIHHLDQRVSTLSGGQRKRVALAQTLIDIGFEHKHVLLIMDEPTNHLDVEMVEWLEHYLNQQKVTLLMVTHDRYFLDAVCDVIWEIDGSSMYTYKGDYESYLEKKAARIENQQANIDKAKNEYRKELEWMRRQPKARTTKAQSRIDSFYDIEKKAKQKIVDNQVELQMKMNRLGGKVVEMKKVYKSYGEKVILKGFDYTFKKGERVGVIGKNGAGKSTFLQLIQHKELQDNGKINIGDTVVFGNFSQQGLEIKEDMRVIEYVKTIAESFPLAKGGTMSAAQFLELFLFPPDQQYTYLSKLSGGEKKRLQLLSILFRNPNFLILDEPTNDLDLPTLSVLENFLDNYQGCLLIVSHDRYFMDRLVDHMFVFEGEGKVRDFPGNYSHYRIWQKEQERKEAEEKAAQKKEEEAKAQAQKPKEKKKLSFKEKREFEEIEKTMPLLEKEKTEITEKMTNPNLPYEELEALGKRMQEITDELDEKEMRWLELSEWV from the coding sequence ATGCATTACGTTTCGGCAGAAGGGATCAGTAAATCGTTTGGAATTAAACCTCTATTTGAGGACATCACCTTTCATGTAAATGAAGGGGATAAAATTGCTATCGTTGCCCGCAATGGTAGTGGTAAGAGTACCTTGTTAAAAATATTGGCAGGACAAGATGTACCCGATAGTGGCAAGGTATGGATACATAAGGATGTAACCGTTGCTCTCTTTGAGCAGGAGCCGCAGTTTCAAGAACACCTATCTATACTGGATAATATATTCCACTACGAGCACCCTGTAGCAGAAGCACTGCGGGAGTATGAGCGACTGAGTGAAGAGACCACGCCCGACCCTACCGAAATGTCAAACGCATTAGCTAAAATGGATGAGCTGGGCGCTTGGGACTTTGAAGCCAAAGTAAAGCAGATACTCGGCAAACTAAATATCCACCACCTTGACCAACGAGTAAGCACGCTTAGTGGTGGGCAGCGCAAACGTGTGGCACTGGCACAAACGTTGATAGACATAGGCTTTGAACATAAGCATGTGCTCCTCATCATGGACGAACCTACCAACCACCTAGATGTAGAAATGGTAGAATGGCTGGAACATTACCTCAACCAACAAAAGGTAACCTTGCTGATGGTAACGCACGACCGTTATTTCTTAGATGCGGTTTGCGATGTGATATGGGAGATAGACGGTAGCAGCATGTATACCTACAAGGGCGACTATGAAAGCTATCTGGAAAAGAAGGCGGCACGTATAGAAAACCAACAAGCTAATATAGACAAGGCTAAGAATGAATACCGCAAAGAGTTGGAGTGGATGCGTCGCCAGCCTAAAGCACGTACCACTAAAGCCCAAAGCCGTATAGATAGCTTTTACGATATAGAGAAGAAGGCTAAGCAGAAGATAGTAGACAATCAGGTAGAGCTACAAATGAAGATGAACCGCCTGGGCGGTAAGGTGGTAGAGATGAAGAAAGTCTATAAAAGCTATGGTGAAAAGGTCATCCTCAAGGGTTTTGACTATACTTTTAAGAAGGGCGAACGTGTGGGAGTGATCGGTAAGAATGGTGCAGGGAAGTCTACCTTCTTGCAACTGATACAACATAAGGAGCTACAAGATAATGGTAAGATAAACATAGGCGATACGGTAGTGTTTGGCAACTTCTCGCAGCAGGGCTTAGAGATAAAAGAAGACATGCGGGTGATAGAATATGTGAAGACCATAGCCGAGAGTTTTCCCTTGGCTAAAGGGGGCACTATGAGTGCTGCACAGTTTTTAGAACTCTTCCTCTTCCCGCCCGACCAACAGTATACTTACCTCAGCAAACTAAGTGGTGGAGAGAAGAAACGCTTACAGCTACTCTCTATCCTCTTCCGCAACCCCAACTTTTTGATACTCGATGAGCCTACCAATGACCTGGACCTACCTACCCTTTCGGTGCTCGAAAACTTTTTGGATAACTATCAGGGTTGTTTGCTCATTGTGAGCCACGACCGTTATTTTATGGACAGACTGGTAGACCATATGTTTGTATTTGAAGGCGAGGGCAAAGTGCGCGACTTCCCCGGCAACTATAGCCACTACCGTATATGGCAGAAGGAGCAGGAGCGTAAAGAAGCCGAAGAGAAAGCTGCACAGAAAAAAGAAGAAGAAGCCAAAGCACAGGCGCAAAAACCTAAGGAGAAAAAGAAACTGTCTTTTAAAGAAAAGCGAGAGTTTGAAGAGATAGAAAAGACCATGCCCCTCTTGGAAAAAGAAAAGACAGAGATAACCGAAAAAATGACCAACCCCAACCTACCTTACGAAGAGCTGGAAGCACTGGGCAAACGTATGCAAGAAATAACCGACGAGCTGGACGAAAAGGAAATGCGCTGGCTGGAACTTAGCGAGTGGGTGTAG
- a CDS encoding Re/Si-specific NAD(P)(+) transhydrogenase subunit alpha, whose amino-acid sequence MIIGVLKEQQPESRVSLVPEVVAALVKMSVQVFVESGLGETAYHADAAYIDAGATIKDRNAIATEADVLLSINADNLPDTIKQNSVVIGVFNPLVQTKLMEDWAGKGYTVFSMDNIPRTTRAQAMDVLSSQANIAGYKAVLKAATEYCRYFPMFMTAAGSIPPAKVLILGAGVAGLQAIATAKRLGAVVEVFDVRPAVKEEVMSLGAKFVEVEGAADASKAGGYAVLQTEEYQAKQKAKIHEHAKKADIIISTAQIPGRKAPILITKAMVEDMRAGSVIVDIAASTGGNTELTKDNETVVHNGVSIIGDSYLPCSMPSDASKVYSKNVLNFLKLIIDKEGNLHLNYGDDIVAGTCIAKEGKIVNERVLSFMNPQPTNA is encoded by the coding sequence ATGATAATAGGTGTACTGAAAGAGCAGCAACCTGAATCCAGAGTATCTCTGGTGCCAGAGGTGGTAGCAGCTTTAGTAAAAATGAGTGTGCAAGTATTTGTAGAATCCGGGCTTGGTGAAACTGCCTATCATGCTGATGCAGCATATATAGATGCGGGTGCTACGATAAAAGATAGAAATGCAATAGCTACAGAGGCGGATGTACTGCTCTCTATTAATGCAGATAACTTGCCCGATACCATTAAGCAGAACAGTGTAGTAATAGGTGTTTTCAACCCGCTGGTGCAAACCAAGTTGATGGAAGACTGGGCAGGAAAAGGGTATACCGTATTTAGTATGGATAATATACCACGTACTACCCGCGCGCAAGCTATGGATGTACTAAGCTCTCAAGCTAATATCGCAGGATATAAGGCCGTTTTGAAAGCAGCTACTGAGTATTGCCGTTATTTCCCCATGTTTATGACAGCAGCTGGTAGTATACCGCCTGCCAAGGTATTGATACTGGGAGCTGGTGTAGCAGGCTTGCAAGCTATAGCGACGGCAAAACGTTTAGGTGCGGTAGTAGAAGTATTTGATGTGCGCCCTGCGGTAAAGGAAGAAGTAATGAGTTTGGGCGCAAAGTTTGTAGAAGTAGAAGGAGCTGCTGACGCATCGAAAGCAGGTGGCTATGCTGTATTACAAACAGAAGAATATCAAGCCAAGCAAAAAGCAAAAATTCATGAACACGCTAAGAAGGCAGACATAATAATAAGTACAGCACAAATACCAGGCAGAAAAGCGCCCATACTTATTACCAAAGCTATGGTAGAAGATATGCGTGCCGGATCGGTGATAGTAGATATTGCAGCATCAACGGGTGGTAATACGGAGTTGACAAAAGATAATGAAACTGTAGTGCACAATGGCGTATCTATAATAGGTGACTCTTATCTGCCATGCAGTATGCCGTCAGATGCCAGTAAAGTATATAGTAAAAATGTGCTCAACTTCTTGAAGCTGATCATAGATAAAGAAGGAAATCTTCATCTGAACTATGGAGATGATATCGTAGCAGGTACATGCATTGCTAAGGAAGGCAAGATCGTTAATGAACGTGTATTGTCTTTTATGAATCCTCAACCTACTAACGCATAA
- a CDS encoding TetR family transcriptional regulator: MARVKTFDREEVLHKAMHLFWVKGYNATSMQDLVDTLGINRSSMYDTFGDKRQLFLTALRTYHTNANRPLLEMIQQTEDVEELLNKIFGTTVQECSSKDGSKGCFVANSAVELAPHDEEVAAIVQENMDDLENALTKRFTKAQADGTISKQQTPRSLARFVMNTLTGLRIAAKSGAGRKKYTDVVNVAMTLLK, from the coding sequence ATGGCAAGAGTAAAAACATTTGATAGGGAAGAAGTACTTCATAAGGCAATGCATCTCTTTTGGGTAAAGGGGTATAATGCTACGTCTATGCAAGACTTGGTAGATACTCTGGGTATCAACAGGTCGAGCATGTATGATACTTTTGGAGATAAACGTCAATTGTTTCTTACAGCCCTAAGAACCTACCATACAAATGCCAACCGTCCTTTGCTGGAAATGATACAGCAAACAGAGGATGTCGAGGAACTGCTCAACAAGATATTTGGCACAACAGTTCAAGAATGTTCGAGTAAAGATGGGTCGAAAGGGTGTTTTGTTGCCAATAGTGCTGTAGAGCTGGCACCACATGATGAAGAGGTGGCTGCTATAGTACAAGAAAATATGGATGATCTGGAAAATGCATTGACTAAAAGATTTACCAAGGCGCAAGCCGACGGAACTATTAGCAAACAGCAAACACCTCGCTCCTTAGCACGATTTGTAATGAATACGCTAACGGGATTACGTATAGCAGCCAAGTCGGGTGCAGGAAGAAAAAAGTATACCGACGTGGTCAATGTAGCGATGACTTTATTGAAATAA